One stretch of Nitratiruptor tergarcus DSM 16512 DNA includes these proteins:
- the ligA gene encoding NAD-dependent DNA ligase LigA has protein sequence MITNYEEYKKAVEQLKRWAYAYYVLDNPEVPDEVYDKLYREVEEYEKAHPEQIDPTSPTQRIGAEPAKEFKKVRHLTKMWSMEDVFSESELKEWIQRVYKNSGREDINFYIEPKFDGASLNIIYENGILKSAATRGDGEVGEDVTANAKTIPSIPLGIEYKGLIEIRGEVVIRKDDFEKLNEERSMRGEPTFANPRNAAAGSLRQLDPKVTAQRKLYFYPWDIGYNTLNFRYQHEKMDFVYEQGFIKPFKRAICENEDEIQKLYEDFSKERDSLPVMLDGMVIKVDEIALHEVLGYTVKYPRWMVAYKFPAVEKMTRIIDIVPQVGRTGIITPVAILEPVEIEGVVVERATLHNYAEIERKDIRIGDMVIVIRSGDVIPEVTKVLTQYRTGKEKKVERPTKCPVCGQPVLDEGLLIKCQNLSCPARVVNSIIYFASKQCLDIPGLGEATVKLLYEKGLVKDVVDLFKLKKEDLLKLPGFAEKKAQNLIDAIQSVRGVECWRFVNALGIEHIGEVASKKICEKFGLNWYKVDPEKFYEIEGFGPEMVKSIKEFVEVNKDKIEQLIEYIQPTEPQKEEEVKNSPLAHKTVVLTGEMRLPRSKIKELLERAGAHVTNSVSHHTDYVFYGEHPGSKYEKAQKLGVPLLPEEKMWELLKEAGLEA, from the coding sequence ATGATTACAAACTATGAAGAGTACAAAAAAGCAGTAGAACAGCTAAAGCGCTGGGCCTATGCCTATTATGTTTTAGATAATCCCGAAGTTCCTGATGAGGTGTATGATAAACTCTACAGAGAAGTAGAGGAGTATGAAAAAGCTCATCCTGAGCAAATCGATCCTACATCTCCTACACAGCGTATTGGTGCAGAGCCAGCAAAAGAGTTTAAAAAGGTGCGCCATCTTACTAAAATGTGGTCGATGGAGGATGTGTTTAGTGAGAGTGAGCTTAAAGAGTGGATCCAAAGAGTCTATAAAAATAGTGGAAGAGAGGATATTAATTTCTATATAGAGCCAAAATTTGATGGTGCAAGTCTCAATATTATTTATGAAAACGGTATTTTAAAGAGTGCTGCTACAAGAGGTGATGGAGAGGTTGGAGAGGATGTAACAGCAAATGCAAAGACTATACCTTCCATTCCTCTTGGCATAGAGTATAAAGGCCTCATTGAGATTCGTGGAGAGGTAGTTATTCGTAAAGATGATTTTGAAAAGCTCAATGAAGAGCGAAGTATGCGTGGTGAGCCCACTTTTGCAAATCCTCGCAATGCAGCAGCTGGAAGCTTGCGTCAACTTGATCCAAAAGTAACAGCACAAAGAAAACTCTACTTCTATCCTTGGGATATCGGCTACAATACACTCAATTTTCGCTATCAGCATGAAAAGATGGATTTTGTGTATGAGCAAGGTTTTATCAAGCCTTTTAAGCGTGCAATTTGTGAAAATGAGGATGAAATACAAAAGCTCTATGAAGATTTCTCTAAAGAGCGAGACTCTCTTCCTGTTATGCTTGATGGGATGGTTATAAAAGTTGATGAAATTGCGCTACATGAGGTTTTAGGTTATACCGTCAAGTATCCTCGTTGGATGGTTGCGTATAAATTCCCAGCAGTGGAGAAGATGACGAGAATAATCGATATTGTGCCACAAGTAGGGCGTACTGGCATTATTACGCCTGTAGCGATTTTAGAGCCAGTAGAGATTGAAGGTGTAGTGGTGGAGCGAGCTACACTGCATAACTATGCAGAGATTGAGCGCAAAGATATACGCATTGGCGATATGGTTATAGTTATCCGCAGTGGTGATGTAATTCCAGAAGTAACAAAGGTTCTTACGCAGTATCGTACCGGAAAAGAGAAAAAGGTAGAGCGTCCAACAAAGTGTCCTGTATGTGGACAACCAGTATTGGATGAGGGACTTTTGATTAAGTGTCAAAATCTCAGCTGCCCAGCAAGAGTTGTCAATTCTATCATCTACTTTGCTTCCAAACAGTGCTTAGATATTCCAGGTCTTGGAGAAGCGACGGTAAAGCTTTTATATGAAAAAGGATTAGTAAAAGATGTAGTGGATCTCTTTAAGCTAAAAAAAGAGGATCTATTGAAACTTCCAGGCTTTGCAGAAAAAAAGGCGCAAAATCTCATAGATGCAATTCAAAGTGTAAGAGGAGTAGAGTGCTGGAGATTTGTCAATGCCCTTGGCATAGAGCATATTGGTGAAGTTGCAAGTAAGAAAATATGTGAGAAATTTGGACTTAATTGGTACAAAGTAGATCCTGAAAAGTTTTATGAAATTGAAGGGTTTGGGCCGGAGATGGTTAAATCTATCAAAGAGTTTGTAGAGGTTAACAAAGATAAAATTGAGCAGCTTATCGAATATATTCAGCCAACTGAGCCACAAAAAGAGGAAGAGGTAAAAAACTCACCACTTGCACATAAAACTGTAGTTCTCACAGGGGAGATGCGATTACCGCGCAGTAAAATAAAAGAGCTTCTAGAGCGTGCAGGGGCACATGTGACAAATAGTGTTTCACATCATACAGATTATGTTTTTTATGGTGAGCACCCTGGTAGCAAATATGAAAAAGCACAAAAACTGGGCGTACCACTCTTGCCTGAAGAGAAGATGTGGGAACTTCTTAAAGAGGCAGGTCTTGAGGCTTGA